From the Lathyrus oleraceus cultivar Zhongwan6 chromosome 3, CAAS_Psat_ZW6_1.0, whole genome shotgun sequence genome, the window aaatttactactctaacgcatgcgcgcctttttataagtgacaataagaaATAAGAAGAtttgaaaaaattgattattttggttatttttttgaaaagttagttattttcgtattttttttgaaaaacatacttattttaaaaaaaaattcgTGAAATATGGGAAAGAAAAAGAGCGCTAAACACACATATCAAAATTATTTTCGTTTCAAAATATTCAGCGCCAAACGTTACCGCTATTCCAATTGCTTCAATTTTATTTTTTGCGCCAAATGGATGAAAATCTTTTTGCCTCAAAATCTCGATAAGAGGAAGAGTCTTTTCACTTTCAAAATCGAATTTCAATCTCTTACGCATTTCAAATTGAACTTCAACACCATTTTGATTCTCAGAAAAACCATAACCTTTAATCTAATGGACCGCAAGGAAACTTTGAAGAGGAAATTCGATTTCACCGATGATGACGAATCAACCGATGAAGTTCTTCACGAAAACTCTCGCCGTCTAACTATCGCCGACGATATTACTAACCGCATAGATCTGTTAAACTCGGTTTTTTCATCGTCCGATCCGGATATCGGTTCTGCTCAAAATGCTCTTGTTTTTCTTTCGGAATACGCCAAAGATGGTATGTTTGTTTGCAATTCCATTTCTTTATCTTGTTTTAAattttttgttattattattgatttttGAACGTTTTTTCTTTGATTTGTTGTGATCAATTTTGCTTTAGCAGATGATATGGTGGATTCTATGGTAGTTTGTGGTGTTGTTCCTGCTCTAGTGAAGGTTTTGCGTATGGTGTCTAATGGAGGTGATTTCGATGCTGATACTTGCGATGTTGAAAAAGAGTGTGTATACATCCTCGGTCTTATCGCTCCCAAGGTAATTTCACTGTACTCTGAAATAATTTTGATTATGGTTTACGATGTAGAAATCAATTTAAAcaattttttagtttttttttagtttttagGTATGTCTAAAAATTTGTTACATTATGAAGTGTAATAACTCTTGCTATACTTATGCTGATTTTTATGTTCAAATAGCCGGAGTATCAACAACTCATTGTTGATGCTGGAGCCTTGCCTTGTCTTGTGGAATTGTTGATGAGACCTAAAGCCCTTGGTGTTTCTCAATCACTTTTTTCTCTTCTTCTTGGGAGAGTAGCTGATGCAATAACCAATCTTGCTCATGAAAATATCAATATCAAGACCCTTGTCAGGTTTTTTTCATCTTCCAAATTCCAATACTTTAGAATGTTGTTTAATAATTTGGATACCACCGTTGTTCTGTGATACACTATTTACTGCAAAATGTTGTCTATTAGCTGCTATACACCATTTAACTATGAAACACAGACACCTCGAATGTGACCCGACACTTACATAGAGACACCATTAATAATTTGAAAAGATGAATAAATTAAATGTAATTATTAGTGTTTGGTGCAAGTGTTTGATACTAACACAAACGTAGTCATGCCTTTTTCTAGAGGTGTTTGTGTTACATTGCTATTTAAACCCCAATGGTGGGCCTGTTGGCGAGGGTTTGGGTCTTGAGATTGTAGTCCTCCCAACGTCTTGAGTTTGAATCTTATTAGGTGCTAACAATTTTTGTGTTGGGCCAAATCCATATTGAGTTTTGTTTTGGATTTAAATACATTGCGGAATGTTAGCAATCTGTTATCTGCAATTGACAACACTGCCTTAGTTATATTATAGTCCATGCTCTCTAATTGATGCTATGTTCAGGTTGGAAGGTGGCATTCCTCCTCTTGTTGATTTGCTTGAGTCCACTGATACAAAGGTACAGAGAGCTGCTGCAGGGGCCCTGAGAACTCTTGCATTTCAAAATGCTGAGAATAAAGACCAGGTAGTTAATTTGGCACAACAACTTTAATATGGTGGATTCTCTTGTTATAGTTGCTTACAAGAGTCAAATTGCAGATTGTTGAATGTGATGCGTTGCCCACTCTTGTACTAATGCTTGGATCAGAGGATCCTGCAATGCATTATGAGGCAGTAAGAGACAAATGATTTCATATACTCTTTTACATTAAACTCTGGTTCTTACAGTTTTCTAAGCTACAAGAACAAGCTGAATGAAATTAATTTTGTAGGTTGGTGTGATTGGAAATCTTGTCCACTCTTCACCAGAAATTAAGAGAGAGGTTCTTCTAGAAGGGGCTTTACAACCAGTTATTTGCCTACTAAGGTGACACATCTTGTCTTTTATTTTCTTTAAGCTATCCATAGGATTAGGAGAATGTGATGTATTTGTCAAACATTGTAGTTGTCTGTGCTAGTAAGCTATTGCTTCCATTTTGACAAATCTATGTTTTCATTGATAGTTCCCCCTGTTTGGAGAGCCAAAGAGAAGCAGCTCTTTTAATTGGTCAATTTGCCACAACGGATTCAGATTGCAAGGTTGATTAAGTTGTGTTTTGCAAACTTACAATGCAATAGCCCGGTCACATGTAAAATTCTCTTACTGATCCCCATCCTTCGTTCATGCAGATTCACATTGCCCAAAGAGGTGCTATAAAACCTTTAATCAAAATGCTCAAGTCTTCAGATTTACAACTCAGGGAAATGTCAACTTTTGCACTTGGGAGGTTGGCACAGGTGATTATCACTAGCAACTGATACTTAGCAGTATGTGGGAATTGGGTTCCTGAGATCAACTCTAACTGTTTATATAATCCATGTTAGGACTCACACAATCAAGCTGGCATTGCTTACAACGGAGGTATAGAGCCTCTCCTCAATCTTCTTGCCACAAAGAACCCTTCTGTCCAACACAATGCAGCTTTTGCTCTCTATGCTCTTGCTGATAATGAGGTGAAGTTAATTTCCTTGTTCTTTACTTTGTCGGCATTGTACATGGCCCTTAATTAATCATTGATGCTTGTGGTGTGCTGCCTCTGACATAACAGCTTTGTTTGACAGGACAATGTTCCTCTTATTATTAAAGCGGATGGTTTACAAAAACTGCAGGATGGACATTTCAGTGTTCTTGTACGTTCATTTACTCTTTGCCAATGATAATTTTGTCCTGTTTATCAGGATCACCATTAAAATCTCTTACTAGTTTATTAAAAGTTTAGTTTTGTTATGGTTTTTGTTTGACTTGCAGCCTACTCAAGAGTGTGTAGCAAAAATGTTAAAAAGATTGGAGGAGAAGATGCAAGGCCGAGTAAGTTTTCTCCCAAGTTATCAGTTACTATGACCAATGATTTATTTGTTTAGTCATAAGATAATCACAATCAATTCAAACATTCCTTTTACTGTTGTTTACATTGATTTTGATTGTTGTATTAATTACTCTTTTGCAGGTACTGAAGCAAATGTTATATCTTATGCGCTCTGGGGAAAAGGTTGTTCAAAAACGTGTAGCTCTTGCTCTTGCACATTTATGTTCCGCTGATGATCGTAAAACTATTTTCATTGACAATAATGGTAACAAACTTTAATATATACTTTTGTCCCCTTTCTCTGGCACTACTTAGAAAGTATTTTCAATCAATATGCTGCTAAATCTTCAGGATTAGAATTGCTGTTGGATCTCCTTGAATCTACAATAAAAAAGCAGAAGCGTGAAGCCTCTGCAGCGCTTCACACAATGGCTACCAAAGGAATTGGTGCCTCTATTGTTGATCTTGCGCCTACATCACCAACTTCCCAGGTATTTTGCATTTTATGCTTCATTGGGCTCATCAcgtttattttgttttttttccCTCTGCACTTGCTGAAGCATATTTCTGTATTATCACAGTTGCATAATTCAACTGCAGTTTGAACTTATTGCCTTTGAAATTGAGTTATTTTGTTCATATTCTACTGTGTATATTATGGTGATGATCCTGAGAATGgaaaatgaaaattttgtttgtgttGTATGTAGGTTTACTTGGGTGAGCAATATGTAAACAATCCACTACTTTCTGATGTCACATTCATAGTTGAAGGTAAACAAGCTGTTGCtgatttttgttgttgttttctATTAATTTTTCACATGTATGCATATTGATTATATGTACTAATTTACTCCATTCTCCTTTCTCCAGGCAAACTCTTTCATGCTCATAGAGTCTGTTTAGTTTCATCTGATATATTTCGCATAATGTTTGATGGGGGTTACAGGGTAAGTATTACCTAATCATCCAAATTAGTTTCAAGTCTTCTTTTAATTCATTACCTGTAAGTAGCAACTATTATTCTTTTGCAAATATTAATTACCTAGCTCCACAAgcattttgaaaattttgaaagcCATATAATCACTTTGCAATTGAATTAGGATTAATGGATATGTGGAGTTGAAGTGTAAATATCCTTCATAATGTCTTACAATGTGCAATGCAGGAAAAGGAAGCCAAGGATATAGAGATTCCAAATATTAAATGGAATGTCTTTGAGTTGATGATGAGGTATGTTGGTTCTTCCCCTTTTCTTATATATTGATGTTTTTATAATAGACTCTGTTTATGAACTAATTTTCTGTTGGAACTCTAGATTTATATACACTGGAACAGTCGATGTTGATTTGGATGTTGCCCCGGACCTCCTTAAAGCTGCAGATCAATATCTTCTCGATGGTCTTAAGCGTATTTGTGAATCTGTTATTTCTGAGGTAGGCCAAGAATTGAGTTTCACAGTTgcttttatttcatttatttttgttgaatttttaatggtttattttaatattgttAAATTATTCTTGCAGGATATTTCTGTGGAAAATGTTTCACTAATGTATATGATGTCAGACACTTATAATGCTACATCGTTAAAATATTCATGCATACTATTTATCTTGGAGCAATTTGATAAATTGAGCTCCAAACCATGGTATGTTTACATTCTTTACAGCTTGAAATGTAGTTTTCTTTAAGTACATTGCATTGATCATATTTTTTGTTCTCAATCTTAATATGCAGGTATTGTCACTTTATCCGTTGCATTAAGCCGGACATTCGGAACTTCTTCTCGACTTTACTTACCATGCCTAAACATGCTGACTAGTGCGGATCCTCAGATTTTAATCTTTTTGTGAAGAAGTATGAAAATGTACAAAGCTGTGGTTAATAATATATTTGCATGCCATTCTTTGGTAACAACCTTAGAGCATGTCTGCTTCTGCAGGGTTAACAAACTCTTCAAAGTGTAGCTTCTGTCCAATTGCACAGAAGCACCTTGATTTTGTATTTTTCTTAACACATTTCATAGTGAAAGAATCATATTTTTTATTTAGCAAGATAATTTGGCCTTATTTTAAGCTGGTGAATACTGGTTTTGGTCTGAAATTGTTGGTGAATACTGGTTTTGGTCTGAAATTGTTGATGTTAAAGTGCACTTTATTTGCAGCATTTTCATTACTTTGACATTTGTGTTGCTTTTGGGTTCCTTATTTATATCAAGTTGCTACTAGGTTACTTGTATGTTAAGAAATAAGTTTCTACATTTACTGGCATGAATCGAGTGTAGCAACTTATGACAAATTAGTTCTCTTCAACTTTTTATAAAGCCAAAATGGCTAAATAAAACCTTAGATAAATAAATTATATGAATGTGTTAATTGAATTTGGACTTAATTTAGAGTCTCCTTAAAAAAGAGTATAGACTGAGTCATGAAAATGGTTTATAATATAGTTCTCGTTCTATATTTTAAACGTCTTGTGAATAAAAACTATAGTGACATTGATATGCCGTATTATTTTGCTATTTTACAATTAAAATTAAAAGCATGTGAAATTATATTAATACTTTGTTGGAAAATAATGcaaattaattaaatttaattattaAGAGACACTATTCTGATGCCTCAAAACCTAATTTTTTAACCATCATCTTCTTTGTTTTCGACCCTGCAACTCAAAACAATCTTCTTTGAATCTTCATCGTCCGAGTATTTCGAACAAGGTTGAAGGCTACTTCTTCGTTAACTTCCCTCAATTGTGCATGATAAATCATCTTTTATAAGGAGAATGAAACAATGGTAAAAAGCTAATATCCTGGTAGATGGAGTTATTTTAAGGCAGTTAGCTTAGTTAGAGATTGATTTTACGAGGAATTAGACGGTGGAGAAAAATTTCAAGACTTGATGAAGCGTATTTCCACTTTATTGATGTCTTACAAGCGGGAGAAATTGCTGAACACAATCTTCATAATAATTTTGATGGTCATTGATGATTTCTTGACAAATGTATTGATAATGTCATAGTAATAAAAAAGATCAAATCCATAGGGAATACTATTTAACAAGATAATATTGTGTAATGCACAGAAAATACTAAATTATGTGGAGTTTCGAGTTTTGAATgcgaaaataaaataaagtgttcTAACAAATTCACTAAAGCGGTCATGTTGTTTATAGAATCTCatatttctctattgttgatgttcgATGCACCACATGAATGGTATTGTCACTATAATCCCACGACGAATTAATAAAATCGCTATAATCAATCCCTTGCAATATAGCTCACTAATCACTACTCGAAGTTTTTTAATCCCTAGTCCACCAGCGTAAGCATAATTAGACAATACAACATAATGTTAATTCCTAAGCCACTACTCAGGatctcctatccctattcaaccagcgtaagcGCAACCATTGtcctaggtccaacacatagactaatggtcaatATTAACTATATCCAGTATCAGATTAAAAtagtatctcacataaaaaacGTTAAGAACAAGGTGCAATTGAATAGAATTATAGATTAAATTACTCGTGCAATATCAAATAAAACATATGTACCAACAACATCAAAATAGGTTCATCAAACATAATCTAACCTAGAGAGAATTAGATACTCTTAATTGAAATTACAATGCCAAATATTAATAAGAGGTTTGCATTAgaattttcttgaaaaattgACATCCAATGACTTCAAATGCTCTTCAAATATGCCTTTTGGTGTTGTAAATTGTCACTTTTTATGTAAAGTTGCATAACCCTTGAAAAAGTATCAAATTTCCCTTTTAAAGTAGTCAAAATGCGTCAGAAAAGCCCGGAAAACAACCCATCGCGCGTGTGATACTTTTCCATCGCGCACACGATTTGAACACGCAACCTAACATGCGCGATCCTTTCTATACTGGATGTGATTATCGGAAAATTTA encodes:
- the LOC127126152 gene encoding ARM REPEAT PROTEIN INTERACTING WITH ABF2 isoform X2 translates to MKIFLPQNLDKRKSLFTFKIEFQSLTHFKLNFNTILILRKTITFNLMDRKETLKRKFDFTDDDESTDEVLHENSRRLTIADDITNRIDLLNSVFSSSDPDIGSAQNALVFLSEYAKDDDMVDSMVVCGVVPALVKVLRMVSNGGDFDADTCDVEKECVYILGLIAPKPEYQQLIVDAGALPCLVELLMRPKALGVSQSLFSLLLGRVADAITNLAHENINIKTLVRLEGGIPPLVDLLESTDTKVQRAAAGALRTLAFQNAENKDQIVECDALPTLVLMLGSEDPAMHYEAVGVIGNLVHSSPEIKREVLLEGALQPVICLLSSPCLESQREAALLIGQFATTDSDCKIHIAQRGAIKPLIKMLKSSDLQLREMSTFALGRLAQDSHNQAGIAYNGGIEPLLNLLATKNPSVQHNAAFALYALADNEDNVPLIIKADGLQKLQDGHFSVLPTQECVAKMLKRLEEKMQGRVLKQMLYLMRSGEKVVQKRVALALAHLCSADDRKTIFIDNNGLELLLDLLESTIKKQKREASAALHTMATKGIGASIVDLAPTSPTSQVYLGEQYVNNPLLSDVTFIVEGKLFHAHRVCLVSSDIFRIMFDGGYREKEAKDIEIPNIKWNVFELMMRFIYTGTVDVDLDVAPDLLKAADQYLLDGLKRICESVISEDISVENVSLMYMMSDTYNATSLKYSCILFILEQFDKLSSKPWYCHFIRCIKPDIRNFFSTLLTMPKHAD
- the LOC127126152 gene encoding ARM REPEAT PROTEIN INTERACTING WITH ABF2 isoform X1; amino-acid sequence: MKIFLPQNLDKRKSLFTFKIEFQSLTHFKLNFNTILILRKTITFNLMDRKETLKRKFDFTDDDESTDEVLHENSRRLTIADDITNRIDLLNSVFSSSDPDIGSAQNALVFLSEYAKDADDMVDSMVVCGVVPALVKVLRMVSNGGDFDADTCDVEKECVYILGLIAPKPEYQQLIVDAGALPCLVELLMRPKALGVSQSLFSLLLGRVADAITNLAHENINIKTLVRLEGGIPPLVDLLESTDTKVQRAAAGALRTLAFQNAENKDQIVECDALPTLVLMLGSEDPAMHYEAVGVIGNLVHSSPEIKREVLLEGALQPVICLLSSPCLESQREAALLIGQFATTDSDCKIHIAQRGAIKPLIKMLKSSDLQLREMSTFALGRLAQDSHNQAGIAYNGGIEPLLNLLATKNPSVQHNAAFALYALADNEDNVPLIIKADGLQKLQDGHFSVLPTQECVAKMLKRLEEKMQGRVLKQMLYLMRSGEKVVQKRVALALAHLCSADDRKTIFIDNNGLELLLDLLESTIKKQKREASAALHTMATKGIGASIVDLAPTSPTSQVYLGEQYVNNPLLSDVTFIVEGKLFHAHRVCLVSSDIFRIMFDGGYREKEAKDIEIPNIKWNVFELMMRFIYTGTVDVDLDVAPDLLKAADQYLLDGLKRICESVISEDISVENVSLMYMMSDTYNATSLKYSCILFILEQFDKLSSKPWYCHFIRCIKPDIRNFFSTLLTMPKHAD